The Bacillota bacterium genome has a window encoding:
- the hydA gene encoding dihydropyrimidinase: MDFLIRGGTVVTADGESRSDVAVDGGKIVFVGDDAPATPEAVVLDASGKYVLPGVIDAHTHFALRSRGAVTADDFASGTQAAASGGVTCVVDFADEVPGVPMTTSARARVDEAGASAAVDFALHMTVTKAPADLPREMAELARMGVGAVKLFTTYRSAGYLLEDADFLAVSDAASKAGLLVTVHAEDNDTVERLESALRAQARTSPSVHSKSRPPEAEAMAIRDVAARLGSAGIPVYFVHVSSAAGLDAVREARRLGYHVYAETCPHYLLLTQEVYLGDTAREFIMTPPLRTAADTAALWDAVLGGEIDVIATDHCAFTREQKTMGATCFDVLPGVPGVETLLPLVYHEGVVRRGMALPDMVRMLSYNPARLFGLYPRKGTIAPGSDADIVVFDPGCARTIGAQGVVSRAGYTPYEGMRVEGVSKITMVRGRVVWANGQFVGTPGWGRFVPAATEGLGLREMRGPEESRKG, translated from the coding sequence GTGGACTTCCTCATCAGAGGTGGGACCGTGGTGACGGCGGACGGGGAGTCCCGCTCGGACGTGGCTGTGGACGGCGGGAAGATCGTCTTCGTCGGTGATGACGCGCCCGCAACTCCAGAGGCCGTGGTCTTGGACGCGTCAGGCAAGTACGTGCTCCCCGGAGTCATAGACGCGCATACCCATTTCGCCCTCCGATCGCGCGGCGCGGTCACCGCTGATGACTTCGCGTCCGGCACGCAGGCCGCGGCGAGCGGAGGCGTGACGTGCGTCGTTGACTTCGCGGACGAGGTGCCAGGGGTCCCGATGACGACCTCGGCGCGGGCGCGCGTCGACGAAGCGGGGGCGAGCGCTGCAGTGGATTTCGCCTTGCACATGACCGTGACGAAAGCGCCTGCGGACCTCCCGCGCGAGATGGCTGAGCTCGCGAGGATGGGGGTGGGGGCTGTCAAGCTCTTCACGACGTACCGGTCCGCCGGCTACCTCCTGGAAGACGCGGACTTCCTGGCCGTGTCAGACGCGGCGAGCAAGGCGGGGCTCCTCGTCACGGTCCATGCTGAGGACAATGACACCGTGGAACGTCTTGAATCCGCGCTCCGAGCTCAGGCGAGGACGTCGCCGTCGGTGCACTCAAAGTCGCGTCCGCCGGAAGCGGAGGCGATGGCAATTCGAGACGTTGCCGCGCGGCTCGGAAGCGCCGGTATCCCCGTGTATTTCGTGCATGTCTCCAGCGCGGCCGGGCTCGATGCGGTCCGAGAGGCACGACGACTGGGCTACCACGTGTATGCTGAGACGTGTCCGCACTATCTCCTCTTGACCCAGGAGGTCTACCTTGGCGACACTGCTCGGGAATTCATCATGACACCGCCTCTCCGAACGGCGGCGGATACGGCTGCGCTCTGGGACGCCGTCCTTGGCGGCGAGATAGACGTCATAGCCACTGATCACTGTGCGTTCACGCGGGAGCAGAAGACCATGGGCGCAACTTGCTTCGACGTCCTGCCGGGGGTGCCCGGGGTCGAGACCCTGCTTCCCCTGGTCTACCATGAGGGCGTGGTGCGGCGCGGCATGGCTCTCCCTGACATGGTGAGGATGCTCTCGTACAACCCGGCGAGGCTGTTCGGGCTCTATCCCCGGAAAGGGACGATCGCCCCGGGTTCTGACGCGGACATCGTTGTCTTCGATCCCGGATGCGCTCGCACGATCGGCGCACAGGGCGTGGTTTCACGGGCGGGATACACGCCCTACGAGGGAATGCGGGTCGAGGGCGTGTCCAAGATAACCATGGTACGTGGACGGGTCGTATGGGCGAACGGCCAGTTCGTCGGGACGCCGGGATGGGGGCGCTTCGTTCCGGCCGCGACGGAAGGCCTCGGCTTGCGCGAGATGCGTGGGCCGGAGGAGTCGAGGAAGGGGTAG
- the arcC gene encoding carbamate kinase, protein MQTTIVVALGGNAILKPGEKGTPEQQMANVRSTCGSIVQLLKRGNRVVITHGNGPQVGNILIQNHTARDIVPAMPLDVCGAESQGLIGYMIQQAMHNEIVRAGLRASVITVLTQVVVDPADPAFSNPTKPIGPFYSEEEARRFMAERGEVWKEDAGRGWRKVVPSPLPVQIFERRAIESLLDSGEVVIAAGGGGIPVIKEGDTLRGVEAVIDKDLASAKLATDIGADVLLILTDVEKVALNYRTPSQVSLDSMTIEEARRYMAEGHFKAGSMGPKVQASVNFASAGGTSIIASLDKCLEALDGMSGTRISR, encoded by the coding sequence GTGCAGACGACGATCGTTGTTGCGCTCGGTGGCAACGCCATTCTGAAACCCGGTGAGAAGGGCACGCCTGAGCAACAGATGGCCAACGTCAGGTCCACGTGTGGAAGCATCGTCCAGCTCCTGAAAAGGGGCAACAGGGTGGTCATCACCCATGGCAACGGGCCGCAGGTCGGGAACATCCTCATCCAGAACCACACGGCGCGCGACATCGTCCCGGCGATGCCGCTAGACGTGTGCGGCGCAGAAAGCCAAGGACTCATCGGCTACATGATCCAGCAAGCCATGCACAATGAGATCGTGCGCGCGGGGCTCCGTGCCTCGGTGATCACCGTGCTCACGCAGGTGGTGGTGGACCCCGCTGACCCCGCCTTCTCCAACCCTACCAAACCGATAGGCCCGTTCTACTCTGAAGAAGAGGCGAGACGTTTCATGGCGGAACGGGGCGAGGTGTGGAAGGAGGACGCGGGCCGCGGGTGGCGCAAGGTCGTTCCATCGCCCCTCCCCGTGCAGATATTCGAGAGACGTGCCATAGAGAGCCTCCTCGACAGCGGCGAGGTCGTCATCGCGGCGGGCGGCGGAGGCATCCCCGTCATCAAAGAGGGAGATACGTTGCGCGGTGTCGAGGCGGTGATCGACAAGGATCTAGCTAGCGCCAAACTCGCGACGGACATCGGTGCCGACGTGCTTCTGATCCTGACGGACGTGGAGAAGGTCGCGCTGAACTACCGCACGCCGTCGCAGGTGTCCTTGGACAGCATGACCATCGAGGAAGCCAGGCGCTACATGGCTGAAGGGCACTTCAAGGCGGGAAGCATGGGCCCGAAGGTTCAGGCGTCCGTGAACTTCGCTTCGGCCGGCGGGACTTCGATCATCGCGTCACTCGACAAGTGCCTGGAAGCCCTCGATGGCATGAGCGGCACGAGGATATCGCGATAG
- a CDS encoding cupin domain-containing protein, whose amino-acid sequence MLGRKIREKRREQGKSLSELAALTGLTASFLSQVERDVAEPSITSLRKIAEALDVPIFYFLLDSDGYSPVVRKDSRKTLKFPRSHLAFELLSPDLNRQMEVMMATLEPGTSTCDEPLAHPGEECTVVLQGAMDIEVGGERYHLEEGDSIYYYCAIPHRITSVGEKDLVFISAITPPAF is encoded by the coding sequence TTGCTCGGGAGGAAGATACGTGAGAAACGTCGAGAACAGGGCAAGAGCTTGAGCGAGCTGGCGGCTCTGACCGGGCTCACCGCGAGCTTCTTGAGCCAGGTCGAGAGAGACGTGGCCGAGCCGTCCATAACGTCGCTCCGCAAGATCGCGGAGGCGCTGGATGTTCCGATATTCTACTTCCTGCTCGACTCAGACGGGTATAGTCCCGTAGTCAGGAAGGACAGCCGCAAGACTCTGAAGTTCCCGAGGTCTCATTTGGCGTTCGAGCTACTGTCGCCGGATCTCAACAGGCAGATGGAGGTCATGATGGCCACGCTCGAGCCCGGCACCTCCACGTGCGATGAACCCTTGGCGCATCCCGGCGAGGAGTGCACTGTGGTGCTTCAGGGGGCCATGGACATTGAGGTGGGCGGCGAGCGCTACCACCTCGAGGAAGGGGACAGCATCTATTACTATTGCGCGATCCCACACAGGATCACGAGCGTGGGAGAGAAGGATCTCGTGTTCATCTCGGCCATTACACCGCCGGCGTTCTAG
- the thrC gene encoding threonine synthase, translated as MRHLECTSCCGVVEERGGALTCPSCGTEGILDVVYDYDVIAGAMDRMGRHSGRDARRARLRRDCFAATGESSMWRYLPFLPVDPAWEKPPLRVGWTPLYDAKRLARALGARSLFVKDEGVNPTGSLKDRASAIAAVRAKAAGRRVVACASTGNAASSLAGCAASMGLRSSIFVPRRAPRGKLMQLLLYGATVVSVDGSYGDTFSLSAVAIERWGWYNRNAAINPYLVEGKKTVSFEICEQLGWRAPDWVVVSVGDGCTVAGVYKGFHDFHRTGLITHIPRILGVQAAGCRPLVEAFKSGADSVRPWPEDTVADSIAVGVPRNPAKALKAVRLSGGDMIAVPDDEILRAMRLLGSTTGVFSEPAGAASLAGLCAGLESRIIGREETVVIIATGNGLKDIVNAERAAPPPIEVGTGIEELGPILEARARDLLVQGE; from the coding sequence ATAAGGCACCTCGAGTGCACCTCGTGCTGCGGAGTCGTCGAGGAACGTGGCGGCGCGCTCACATGCCCGTCCTGCGGAACTGAAGGCATCCTGGATGTCGTATACGACTATGACGTCATTGCGGGCGCGATGGACAGGATGGGGAGGCACAGCGGGCGGGACGCGAGACGCGCCCGTCTCAGGCGCGACTGCTTCGCCGCCACCGGCGAGAGCTCCATGTGGCGCTATCTGCCATTCCTGCCGGTCGATCCCGCTTGGGAAAAGCCGCCGCTTCGCGTCGGGTGGACCCCGCTTTACGACGCCAAACGGCTTGCCCGCGCCCTCGGTGCGCGCTCCCTGTTCGTGAAGGACGAAGGAGTGAACCCCACCGGATCGCTCAAGGACAGGGCATCGGCCATCGCGGCAGTCCGGGCGAAAGCGGCCGGCCGGCGCGTCGTCGCCTGCGCGTCCACGGGGAATGCCGCGTCTTCGCTCGCGGGGTGTGCGGCTTCGATGGGGCTCCGGTCGAGCATCTTCGTGCCTCGGCGGGCACCCCGGGGCAAGCTGATGCAGCTGCTCCTATACGGCGCCACCGTCGTCTCAGTGGACGGCTCTTACGGAGACACTTTCTCGCTGTCGGCGGTGGCCATCGAGAGGTGGGGCTGGTACAACCGCAACGCGGCCATCAACCCTTACCTCGTCGAGGGCAAGAAGACCGTGAGCTTCGAGATTTGCGAGCAGCTCGGCTGGCGTGCGCCCGATTGGGTGGTCGTTTCCGTCGGCGACGGCTGCACCGTAGCAGGCGTGTACAAGGGCTTTCATGACTTCCACAGGACCGGGTTGATAACGCATATCCCGCGCATCCTCGGCGTTCAGGCCGCGGGATGCCGGCCGCTCGTTGAGGCTTTCAAGTCCGGCGCCGACAGCGTCCGTCCGTGGCCCGAGGACACCGTGGCAGACAGCATCGCCGTTGGCGTGCCGCGCAATCCGGCGAAAGCCCTGAAAGCGGTGCGCCTGTCGGGGGGAGACATGATCGCCGTGCCGGACGACGAGATCCTCCGCGCCATGAGGCTGCTGGGTTCGACGACCGGTGTCTTCAGCGAGCCTGCGGGCGCCGCGAGCCTCGCGGGTCTCTGCGCCGGCTTGGAAAGCCGCATCATAGGTCGTGAAGAGACTGTGGTCATCATAGCAACCGGCAACGGGCTCAAAGACATAGTCAACGCTGAGCGGGCGGCGCCGCCTCCCATCGAGGTTGGGACGGGCATCGAGGAACTGGGGCCGATCCTCGAGGCGCGTGCCCGAGATCTTCTAGTGCAGGGGGAATGA
- the scfB gene encoding thioether cross-link-forming SCIFF peptide maturase has product MPVGVQDIVHRRQSGVQAAREVSSQDLWRQRQRETAAGRGCAAGQGDGAARQTRMGRRAGKAGTDGETGGAGQTGGAGEPRVARNVGDALSETRDAVGSYGVLKEANWHVFSVLGVNLLLDVKTGGLHELDEVAADVAAAYGGSRDRGSRDEVIRKLGSVHTEQAVAEAYDEIDEMVSTGRLSPPFAPDEPYEPAGEVLVKALCLHVAHDCNLRCRYCFGKTGSFGMTRELMPERVARAAMDFLLARSGKRRNLNVDFFGGEPLLNFSVVKSTVEYGRAEADRLGKRIDFTLTTNAVLLDDDVARFLNENDMLVVLSLDGRRETHDRMRVAPGGGGSYDEVVPRVKRFVASRRPESYFVRGTYTRANLDFASDVLHLADLGCLSISVEPVVGARDASYGIRMEDLDAIGREYERLAELFVERQRRGSGFSFYHFNVDLEGGPCLARRLSGCGAGVDYLAVAPDGGIYPCHQFVGRRDFLMGDVFRGETDRALVERFRGAHVYTKRGCAACWARFICSGGCHASAYASSGDILIPDPVACAIQKKRIECALAVQALRDTQAAS; this is encoded by the coding sequence GTGCCAGTCGGCGTGCAAGACATCGTGCACCGTCGGCAATCAGGTGTGCAGGCAGCGCGGGAAGTGAGCTCGCAGGACCTCTGGCGACAGCGTCAACGAGAGACTGCCGCGGGGCGCGGATGCGCGGCGGGCCAGGGTGACGGCGCGGCGCGGCAAACGAGGATGGGTCGGCGGGCCGGAAAGGCCGGAACGGACGGGGAGACCGGAGGGGCCGGACAGACCGGAGGCGCTGGCGAACCTCGAGTGGCTCGGAACGTAGGGGACGCTCTGAGCGAAACGCGGGACGCCGTGGGATCGTATGGAGTGCTCAAGGAGGCCAATTGGCACGTTTTCTCGGTGCTCGGAGTGAACCTGCTTCTCGATGTGAAGACAGGCGGTCTCCACGAGCTAGACGAAGTGGCCGCCGATGTAGCCGCGGCTTACGGGGGCTCGAGAGACCGGGGCTCGAGAGACGAGGTCATCCGAAAGCTCGGGTCCGTTCATACGGAGCAGGCGGTGGCGGAAGCGTACGACGAGATCGACGAGATGGTGTCCACCGGCCGGCTGTCTCCTCCCTTTGCCCCTGACGAGCCGTACGAGCCCGCGGGCGAGGTCCTCGTCAAAGCCCTTTGCCTACACGTGGCGCATGATTGCAACCTCAGGTGCCGGTATTGCTTCGGCAAGACCGGGAGCTTCGGCATGACGAGGGAACTCATGCCCGAGCGGGTGGCGCGTGCCGCGATGGACTTCTTGCTCGCCCGGTCGGGCAAGCGCCGCAATCTCAACGTGGACTTCTTCGGCGGCGAGCCTCTCCTCAATTTCAGCGTGGTGAAGTCCACCGTAGAGTACGGGCGGGCGGAGGCTGACCGCCTCGGGAAGCGTATCGATTTCACTTTGACCACCAACGCAGTCCTCCTCGACGATGACGTGGCCCGCTTTCTCAACGAAAACGACATGCTCGTGGTGCTAAGCCTCGACGGACGAAGGGAGACGCACGACAGGATGCGCGTCGCGCCGGGCGGCGGCGGTAGCTACGATGAGGTGGTCCCCAGAGTGAAGCGGTTCGTTGCGAGCCGCCGGCCTGAGTCGTACTTCGTGCGGGGCACCTATACCAGGGCGAACCTGGACTTCGCGTCCGACGTCTTGCACCTTGCGGACCTTGGCTGCCTCAGCATATCAGTGGAGCCCGTGGTTGGGGCGCGCGACGCATCGTATGGGATCCGCATGGAGGACCTCGATGCCATCGGCCGCGAGTATGAACGCCTGGCGGAGCTTTTCGTGGAGCGACAGCGCCGGGGAAGCGGGTTTTCTTTCTATCATTTCAACGTCGATCTCGAAGGCGGTCCGTGCCTTGCGCGACGCCTTTCGGGCTGCGGCGCGGGTGTGGACTATCTGGCCGTGGCGCCCGACGGAGGCATCTACCCTTGCCACCAGTTCGTGGGACGACGCGACTTCCTCATGGGCGACGTATTCAGGGGAGAGACCGACCGCGCGCTCGTGGAGAGGTTCCGGGGCGCCCACGTTTACACGAAGCGGGGATGCGCAGCGTGCTGGGCCAGGTTCATCTGCAGTGGCGGGTGTCATGCAAGCGCATACGCGTCGTCGGGGGACATCCTCATCCCTGATCCCGTGGCGTGCGCCATCCAGAAGAAGCGCATTGAGTGCGCGCTGGCTGTGCAGGCCTTGCGAGATACACAGGCTGCGTCTTGA
- the scfA gene encoding six-cysteine ranthipeptide SCIFF yields MKHIRTVSAGSTKAGLATGGCKECQASCQSACKTSCTVGNQVCRQRGK; encoded by the coding sequence ATGAAGCACATTCGCACGGTGAGCGCAGGATCCACCAAGGCCGGCCTTGCCACGGGCGGCTGCAAGGAGTGTCAGGCGTCGTGCCAGTCGGCGTGCAAGACATCGTGCACCGTCGGCAATCAGGTGTGCAGGCAGCGCGGGAAGTGA
- a CDS encoding prenyltransferase, whose protein sequence is MSSATQSPSPSRRMRGFVQLADPKIWVASTVPMFAAGALAYADTGRFAVGWFVLTLIGIYAVEVGKNAVNEVVDWRSGADRFVSPEDATPFSGGKKTITGGLLSERDAVWIAVGSFSVAAIVGAAIGFLRTPHAFWIAALGGFLALAYSAPPLSFCYRGLGELVVGVTFGPLLSLGTYVVLAQELSARPLALGVPLGILIATVLWINEFPDFQADKRANKRNLVVRLGKARARVVYAWLLGSAELAVVGVAAYFGNPWAILGLAGGIEAFRAARVCWLAYDSTQELVPANAGTVKTYILTGAGLIAGMLMGRWLPS, encoded by the coding sequence ATGTCATCGGCCACACAGTCCCCGTCGCCATCGCGGCGCATGCGAGGGTTCGTCCAACTCGCCGACCCGAAGATATGGGTCGCGTCCACTGTTCCCATGTTCGCGGCGGGCGCGCTCGCGTACGCGGACACGGGCCGCTTCGCTGTGGGATGGTTCGTGCTCACCCTCATCGGGATCTACGCGGTGGAAGTGGGTAAGAACGCCGTAAACGAGGTGGTGGACTGGCGCTCCGGCGCGGACAGGTTCGTGTCCCCCGAGGACGCCACTCCGTTCTCGGGTGGCAAGAAGACCATAACCGGCGGCTTGCTGTCAGAGCGGGACGCCGTGTGGATAGCCGTGGGCAGCTTCTCAGTGGCCGCGATCGTCGGTGCGGCCATAGGCTTCCTCCGAACCCCCCACGCCTTCTGGATCGCGGCGCTCGGCGGATTCCTGGCTCTCGCGTACAGCGCGCCGCCCCTCTCCTTCTGCTACCGTGGTCTGGGAGAGCTCGTCGTAGGGGTGACCTTCGGCCCGCTCCTGTCGCTCGGCACGTACGTGGTCCTGGCTCAGGAGCTTTCAGCCAGGCCTCTCGCGCTCGGCGTGCCTCTCGGCATCCTGATAGCGACGGTCCTCTGGATCAACGAATTCCCTGACTTCCAGGCGGACAAGCGAGCGAACAAGCGAAATCTCGTCGTTCGCTTGGGGAAGGCAAGGGCGAGGGTGGTGTACGCCTGGCTCCTCGGCAGCGCAGAGCTGGCAGTGGTCGGCGTCGCCGCGTATTTTGGCAACCCGTGGGCCATTCTCGGCCTGGCGGGAGGCATCGAGGCGTTCCGCGCCGCGAGGGTGTGTTGGCTTGCGTACGATTCCACTCAGGAACTCGTACCGGCCAACGCCGGCACGGTGAAGACCTACATCCTCACGGGCGCCGGGCTCATCGCAGGGATGTTGATGGGCCGGTGGTTGCCATCGTAG
- a CDS encoding ABC-2 transporter permease: MLDLVWKDLIQGRRMLAFYLVVGAVIATSLAFALKDVGAVVALQMTLSVYGYAIRSTYDEDKNRALLFLKGLPLSDAAIVTSKFLSTFMVAVVFAVFSGGLAVVAQGIIAPRVGTWAAPGDAVVTSSLVLGSFLSVASFFGVLLVVLAVYLAMFFCLGYARAAAYNRMVMLGVFAVAMAVSAAIGRAQVQAPAWAATLGRSVWLPLLVAGAGIVLYVAGCLVSIGWVRAHDWS; this comes from the coding sequence GTGCTAGACCTCGTGTGGAAGGACCTAATCCAGGGCAGGAGGATGTTGGCTTTCTACCTGGTGGTCGGGGCGGTGATCGCGACGAGTCTCGCTTTCGCGCTGAAGGATGTCGGCGCGGTGGTCGCACTCCAGATGACTCTCTCGGTGTACGGGTACGCGATCAGGTCCACCTACGACGAGGACAAGAACCGGGCGCTCCTGTTCCTGAAGGGGCTGCCTCTCTCTGACGCGGCCATCGTGACAAGCAAATTCCTGTCGACGTTCATGGTGGCCGTCGTCTTCGCGGTGTTTTCCGGAGGGCTTGCCGTGGTCGCCCAGGGGATCATCGCTCCGAGGGTCGGGACGTGGGCGGCGCCGGGGGACGCGGTGGTCACCTCGAGCCTGGTCCTGGGGAGTTTTCTCTCGGTGGCCTCGTTCTTCGGAGTGCTCCTGGTCGTCCTGGCGGTGTACCTCGCGATGTTCTTCTGCCTCGGATATGCGAGGGCGGCTGCTTACAACCGCATGGTGATGTTGGGCGTGTTCGCAGTCGCAATGGCCGTGTCCGCTGCTATCGGGCGCGCGCAAGTGCAGGCGCCCGCCTGGGCGGCGACCCTGGGGCGATCCGTGTGGCTCCCCTTGCTGGTGGCCGGCGCGGGCATTGTGCTCTACGTCGCGGGGTGCCTTGTGTCCATAGGATGGGTGCGCGCGCACGACTGGTCCTAG
- a CDS encoding ABC transporter ATP-binding protein yields MGVRTQATATTRGGATVDENARGTKAAAMRAAALAKGSGDPDAPALALSGVGKRYPKFELKEVSFVLPRGYIMGFIGPNGAGKSTTIKIIMNMVRKSAGTVAVLGLDHVTCETEVKRHIGYLGEEPHFYQEVTPAWLGAFVAKYYPTWDGRLYASTLERFGIERSKPVKSLSKGMKVKLGLALALSHRPELLILDEPTSGLDPVVRHDVLSELMSVIQDERRSVFFSTHITQDVEKVADYVTFINEGKVVISDVKDDVLARWKRVSFPLPLLPEDGGARDPAHLERAVAEARAKVERAVRGTLGRAFAAHKIEDLTFTGITSAFSEDVEREIRSLAGTKPRVLPVSLDDILVAIVRGNEAC; encoded by the coding sequence GGGAACGAAGGCAGCGGCAATGAGAGCCGCGGCGTTAGCAAAGGGCTCCGGGGACCCCGATGCCCCCGCGCTCGCGCTGTCGGGCGTGGGCAAGCGGTACCCCAAGTTCGAGCTGAAGGAAGTGTCTTTCGTGCTGCCCAGGGGGTACATCATGGGGTTCATCGGACCAAACGGCGCGGGGAAGAGCACGACCATCAAGATAATCATGAACATGGTGAGGAAGTCCGCAGGCACCGTCGCGGTGCTCGGCCTTGACCACGTGACTTGCGAGACCGAGGTGAAAAGGCACATTGGCTACCTGGGCGAAGAGCCCCACTTCTACCAGGAGGTCACTCCAGCATGGCTTGGTGCCTTCGTCGCCAAGTACTATCCGACATGGGACGGCCGCCTTTACGCCTCGACCCTGGAGAGGTTTGGGATCGAGCGCTCCAAGCCCGTGAAGTCGCTTTCCAAGGGCATGAAGGTGAAGCTCGGACTTGCCCTCGCCCTCTCGCACCGGCCAGAGCTCCTCATACTCGACGAGCCGACGAGCGGGCTGGACCCGGTCGTGCGCCATGACGTCCTGTCGGAGCTCATGTCGGTCATCCAGGACGAGAGGCGAAGCGTGTTCTTCTCGACCCACATCACCCAGGACGTTGAGAAGGTCGCGGATTACGTTACGTTCATCAACGAGGGAAAGGTCGTCATCTCGGACGTGAAAGACGACGTGCTCGCCAGATGGAAGAGGGTCTCCTTTCCGCTTCCCTTGCTGCCTGAGGACGGTGGAGCGCGCGACCCCGCCCATCTCGAGAGGGCTGTCGCCGAAGCCCGGGCGAAGGTGGAACGAGCCGTGCGCGGGACCCTCGGCAGGGCGTTTGCAGCGCACAAGATCGAGGACCTAACGTTCACGGGTATAACGTCCGCCTTCTCTGAAGACGTTGAAAGGGAGATCCGCAGTCTCGCGGGTACGAAGCCGCGCGTGCTCCCAGTCTCACTGGACGACATCTTGGTGGCGATCGTGAGGGGGAATGAAGCGTGCTAG